From the genome of Yersinia enterocolitica, one region includes:
- a CDS encoding rhodanese domain-containing protein gives MPVLHNRISNEELKARMLAETEPRTTVSFYKYFTLEDAKTFRDDLYSQFVKLGVFGRVYVAKEGINAQISVPANRYDEFKTVLFAAHSALDQVRLNVAHEDDGKSFWVLRMKVRERIVADGIDDESFDPSNIGHYLKADQVNQMIDDPDTLFVDMRNHYEYEVGHFENAIEVPSDTFREQLPMAVDMLQHDKEKNIVMYCTGGIRCEKASAYMLHNGFKNVYHVEGGIIEYARKAKEQGLPLKFIGKNFVFDERMGERISDDVIAHCHQCGTPCDTHTNCKNDGCHLLFIQCPTCAAKFAGCCSDICQEELKLPQEEQRSRRAGRENGIKIFNKSKGLLQTTMHIPIPEKSTDKK, from the coding sequence ATGCCAGTGTTACATAACCGAATTTCTAATGAGGAACTTAAAGCGCGCATGTTGGCTGAAACCGAACCGCGCACCACAGTTTCTTTTTATAAATATTTCACTCTGGAAGATGCCAAAACCTTCCGTGACGACCTCTATAGTCAATTTGTTAAACTCGGCGTGTTTGGTCGGGTTTATGTGGCTAAAGAGGGGATCAATGCACAAATCAGTGTGCCCGCTAATCGTTATGATGAGTTCAAAACCGTGTTGTTTGCCGCACATTCTGCACTAGATCAGGTGCGGCTGAATGTGGCTCATGAAGATGATGGGAAGTCATTCTGGGTGCTGCGCATGAAAGTTCGCGAACGCATTGTGGCGGACGGTATTGATGACGAGAGTTTCGATCCCAGTAATATAGGGCATTATCTGAAGGCCGATCAGGTTAATCAGATGATTGATGATCCCGATACTTTGTTTGTTGATATGCGCAATCACTATGAGTACGAAGTAGGCCATTTCGAAAATGCCATTGAAGTCCCTTCTGATACTTTCCGTGAGCAATTGCCAATGGCGGTTGATATGCTGCAACATGACAAAGAGAAAAATATTGTTATGTATTGCACTGGTGGGATTCGCTGTGAGAAAGCCAGCGCCTATATGCTGCACAATGGCTTCAAAAACGTTTATCACGTTGAGGGCGGTATTATCGAATATGCCCGTAAAGCAAAAGAACAGGGGTTGCCGCTGAAATTTATCGGTAAAAACTTTGTTTTTGATGAGCGGATGGGGGAGCGGATCTCTGATGATGTGATAGCCCACTGCCATCAGTGCGGTACACCTTGCGACACGCATACCAACTGTAAGAATGATGGCTGCCACTTACTATTTATTCAGTGTCCGACCTGTGCGGCAAAGTTTGCTGGTTGCTGTAGTGATATCTGTCAGGAAGAGCTGAAGTTGCCGCAGGAAGAGCAACGCTCCCGGCGTGCTGGGCGCGAAAACGGCATCAAGATTTTTAATAAATCGAAAGGATTGTTGCAAACTACCATGCACATTCCGATACCAGAAAAGAGCACAGATAAAAAATAG
- a CDS encoding tetrathionate reductase subunit TtrA encodes MAKSTRRQWLKGSLALGGVVAFAASYHAVARKTLAGLIDGSAGKLTLDPVSANALAPEGRIGQQWQANPQQAVSMTQCFGCWTLCGLRVRVDTQHNKILRIAGNPYHPLSHDHHFPYQLPLSEALQRLGGESGMAGRSTACARGATLLEGVDSPYRITEPMKRTGPRGSGKWQRISFEQLVAEVTEGGDLFGEGPVEGLRAIRDLITPIDTQQPSLGPKANQLLVTNAGDDGRDAFIRRFAHQAFGTKNLGSHGAYCGLAYRAGSGALMGDLDKNAHVKPDWDNVRFALFLGTSPAQSGNPFKRQGRQLANARQRDDFNYVVVAPALPLTTTLANQHNRWVPVLPGTDAALAMGMIRWIIEQNRFNHAYLSVPGEVAMQAAGERSWTNASHLVITTETHPLAGQFLRASQLSGESVAEAEESPVLVQVVDGTLQPAALALHAQLFVTRDVTLHDGQIVQVQSGMACLRQAAERFTLEEYSQQCGVPAETMVGLAKEFTAYQRQAAVISHGGMMGGNGFYTTWAVMMLNALIGNLNLKGGVSVGGGKFDGFADGPRYQLATFAGMIKPKGLPLSRSKQPYEQSQEYQQKIQQGQPGYPARGPWYPFVGGQLTEQLAPALAGYPYPLKAWISHMTNPLYGVAGLRNLIEAKLQDPRQLPLFIAIDAFMNETTALADYIVPDTHNFESWGFSAPWAGVLVKASTARWPVVTSRTVRTAQGEPVAMESFLIAVAKALQLPGFGANAMQDSQGNNLSLERAEDYYLRAAANIAYGGEKPLPPASDEELKLTGVDRLWPDLQRSLHIDEQRRVAYLLARGGRFAPYEKSWNGDATGPQWKKPLQIWNENVAQHHHAITGERYSGCPTWYPPRLADGSDVFTHYPATDWPLRLMSFKSHLMSSSTAMIERLRAVKPTNLVAINPTDAQRYGIQHGDSVRLMTPGGQMKVQVSLLDGVMPGVVAIEHGYGHREMGARTHSLDGVIMASDPRIGQGSNLNDLGFTDPTREVPNTWLDWVSGAAVRQGLPARLEVIS; translated from the coding sequence ATGGCTAAGTCTACACGGCGTCAATGGTTAAAAGGCAGTTTAGCCTTGGGGGGCGTGGTTGCATTTGCTGCCAGTTATCATGCTGTGGCACGCAAAACATTGGCTGGCCTGATTGATGGTAGTGCCGGAAAGCTTACACTCGATCCTGTTAGTGCCAACGCATTAGCACCAGAAGGACGTATTGGGCAGCAGTGGCAGGCCAATCCGCAACAAGCGGTTTCAATGACACAATGTTTTGGTTGTTGGACCTTGTGTGGCTTACGGGTGCGAGTCGATACCCAGCACAATAAAATCCTGCGCATCGCCGGTAACCCTTATCATCCGTTGTCTCATGACCACCATTTTCCGTATCAGTTACCACTAAGTGAAGCGCTGCAACGTTTAGGTGGAGAGTCAGGCATGGCCGGGCGTTCAACGGCTTGCGCGCGCGGCGCGACGCTATTAGAAGGGGTCGATAGCCCTTATCGTATTACCGAGCCAATGAAGCGCACCGGGCCACGGGGCAGTGGCAAATGGCAGCGTATCAGCTTTGAGCAATTGGTGGCGGAAGTGACCGAAGGCGGTGATCTCTTTGGCGAGGGGCCGGTTGAAGGGTTGCGGGCTATCCGTGATCTGATTACCCCCATTGATACTCAGCAGCCCTCATTGGGGCCGAAAGCCAATCAGTTACTAGTGACTAACGCCGGTGATGATGGGCGCGATGCTTTTATCCGACGTTTTGCTCATCAAGCGTTCGGCACTAAAAATCTCGGTAGCCACGGGGCATATTGTGGTTTGGCGTATCGTGCCGGTTCAGGTGCGTTGATGGGGGATTTAGATAAAAATGCCCATGTTAAGCCTGATTGGGATAACGTCCGTTTTGCCCTATTTTTGGGGACGTCGCCTGCGCAATCTGGCAACCCATTTAAGCGGCAAGGGCGTCAGCTAGCCAATGCTCGCCAGCGTGATGATTTCAATTATGTGGTGGTCGCCCCCGCGCTGCCACTGACAACCACATTGGCTAATCAGCATAACCGCTGGGTTCCGGTGTTGCCGGGGACGGATGCGGCACTGGCAATGGGGATGATTCGTTGGATTATCGAACAGAATCGTTTTAACCACGCTTATTTGTCCGTTCCTGGTGAGGTTGCCATGCAAGCGGCGGGTGAGCGCAGTTGGACCAATGCCAGCCATCTGGTGATAACCACTGAAACCCATCCCTTGGCAGGCCAGTTCCTACGTGCCAGCCAGCTAAGTGGTGAGTCAGTGGCCGAAGCTGAAGAGAGTCCGGTATTAGTGCAAGTGGTTGACGGTACATTGCAGCCTGCTGCATTAGCATTACACGCTCAATTGTTTGTCACGCGCGATGTCACCTTACATGATGGTCAAATTGTGCAGGTGCAATCAGGTATGGCGTGTTTGCGGCAAGCGGCAGAGCGTTTTACTCTGGAAGAATACAGCCAGCAATGCGGCGTCCCAGCAGAGACGATGGTTGGTTTGGCGAAAGAGTTTACGGCTTACCAGCGTCAGGCTGCGGTTATCTCCCATGGTGGCATGATGGGGGGTAACGGTTTTTATACCACCTGGGCGGTCATGATGCTCAATGCCCTGATTGGTAATTTGAATCTTAAGGGTGGAGTTTCGGTTGGGGGGGGTAAGTTTGATGGTTTTGCTGATGGTCCTCGCTATCAGTTAGCTACTTTCGCTGGAATGATAAAACCAAAAGGCTTACCGCTATCGCGCAGCAAGCAGCCCTATGAACAATCGCAAGAGTATCAGCAAAAGATTCAGCAGGGTCAGCCTGGCTATCCGGCCCGTGGCCCATGGTATCCCTTTGTCGGTGGGCAATTGACCGAACAATTGGCACCGGCATTGGCGGGTTATCCCTATCCGCTTAAGGCATGGATTAGCCATATGACTAATCCGCTGTACGGGGTCGCGGGGCTGCGCAACTTGATTGAGGCGAAACTACAAGATCCACGTCAATTGCCGCTGTTTATTGCCATTGATGCTTTTATGAATGAAACCACCGCATTGGCGGATTATATCGTACCGGATACCCATAATTTTGAGAGTTGGGGATTCAGTGCGCCCTGGGCCGGGGTACTGGTCAAAGCCAGCACTGCCCGCTGGCCCGTGGTGACATCACGTACTGTCCGCACGGCTCAAGGCGAGCCTGTGGCCATGGAGAGCTTCCTGATTGCAGTGGCCAAGGCATTGCAATTACCGGGGTTCGGTGCCAATGCGATGCAGGACAGCCAGGGAAACAATTTGTCGCTGGAGCGGGCCGAGGATTACTATTTACGGGCCGCGGCCAATATTGCTTATGGCGGTGAAAAACCACTGCCACCAGCCTCGGATGAAGAACTGAAATTAACCGGCGTCGATCGCTTATGGCCCGACTTACAACGCAGTCTGCATATTGATGAGCAGCGCCGAGTGGCTTACCTGTTGGCGCGTGGTGGGCGTTTTGCGCCTTATGAGAAAAGTTGGAATGGCGATGCCACCGGGCCGCAGTGGAAAAAGCCACTGCAAATCTGGAACGAAAATGTCGCGCAACATCACCATGCGATAACCGGCGAGCGTTATAGCGGCTGTCCGACTTGGTATCCACCTCGTCTGGCCGATGGTTCCGATGTCTTTACCCATTATCCGGCAACTGACTGGCCTTTGCGCTTGATGTCCTTCAAGTCTCATCTCATGAGCAGTTCTACTGCGATGATTGAGCGCTTACGCGCGGTCAAACCCACCAATTTGGTGGCGATTAATCCAACCGATGCTCAGCGCTACGGGATACAGCACGGTGACAGTGTACGCCTGATGACCCCCGGTGGTCAGATGAAGGTACAGGTAAGTTTATTGGATGGTGTTATGCCTGGTGTGGTTGCTATTGAACATGGTTATGGACATCGCGAGATGGGTGCCAGAACACATTCGTTGGATGGTGTGATCATGGCGTCAGACCCGCGTATCGGTCAGGGGAGCAATCTGAATGACTTGGGGTTTACTGATCCAACGCGAGAAGTCCCCAATACCTGGCTAGATTGGGTCAGTGGTGCCGCGGTTCGGCAAGGGCTACCAGCCAGATTGGAAGTGATTAGCTAG
- a CDS encoding tetrathionate reductase subunit TtrC produces the protein MIREILARPQDIAWLPWAVQYFFFIGLACSGVLFACWQRMFSRHQQNPLEFAALMLAVTAVVVAPLALNADLHQPARVWHFYAHFTPWSWMSWGSLFLPLFTLLVLSYFLALTYSRLRAKPLARLLTGLAGLCAFSAITILLYTGREVSILRAQPLWFSLWLPLFIFLTAWQTIPPLLATWLWREPHYQVSLARWQPINLMMLALVTVLWASGDNASAQALRYWAMHAQTLAAFPVVLWLLLLAMALFNRKKTLSSGMVVAQALAALTLCWSVRWLLLMHTQTLPKYNVLTNPYSLPLGSEGLLAVVGTCGLWIAVIIAIREGVRWLEQQFSSEKIVSSEKTVSGEKTVKGEMHHG, from the coding sequence ATGATCCGTGAAATTTTAGCTCGCCCACAAGATATCGCCTGGTTGCCTTGGGCGGTGCAGTATTTCTTTTTTATCGGGCTGGCTTGTAGTGGCGTGTTGTTTGCCTGCTGGCAACGGATGTTCTCTCGCCATCAGCAGAATCCATTGGAGTTTGCTGCACTGATGTTGGCGGTGACTGCGGTGGTGGTTGCGCCATTGGCGCTCAATGCGGACCTACATCAACCGGCCCGCGTCTGGCACTTCTATGCCCACTTTACGCCGTGGTCGTGGATGTCATGGGGATCTCTTTTCTTACCCTTGTTTACCCTGCTGGTGTTGTCCTATTTTCTGGCGCTGACCTACAGCCGATTGCGGGCAAAACCATTAGCGCGATTATTGACAGGATTAGCCGGACTCTGTGCGTTTTCTGCTATCACTATTTTGCTCTATACCGGCCGCGAGGTGTCAATCCTGCGCGCCCAACCCCTGTGGTTTAGTTTATGGTTGCCACTGTTTATCTTCCTGACTGCCTGGCAGACGATCCCGCCTTTACTGGCTACCTGGCTATGGCGTGAGCCGCACTATCAGGTGTCATTGGCGCGCTGGCAACCCATCAATTTAATGATGCTGGCGTTGGTTACTGTGCTGTGGGCCAGTGGTGATAATGCCTCGGCACAGGCTCTGCGCTACTGGGCTATGCATGCCCAGACTTTGGCAGCATTTCCTGTGGTGCTGTGGCTATTGCTTTTGGCAATGGCGCTGTTCAACAGGAAAAAAACCTTATCAAGCGGGATGGTAGTGGCTCAGGCACTGGCAGCCCTGACGTTGTGTTGGTCGGTACGTTGGCTATTGCTGATGCATACTCAAACGTTGCCTAAATACAATGTGTTAACCAATCCCTATTCGTTGCCGCTGGGGAGTGAAGGATTGCTGGCCGTGGTGGGTACATGCGGATTATGGATAGCGGTGATTATTGCTATCCGTGAAGGTGTCAGATGGCTTGAACAACAATTCTCAAGTGAAAAAATAGTCTCAAGTGAAAAAACAGTTTCAGGCGAGAAAACAGTGAAAGGAGAAATGCATCATGGCTAA